A single genomic interval of Amycolatopsis albispora harbors:
- a CDS encoding Lrp/AsnC family transcriptional regulator produces the protein MTFDELDRAVLHALHVDGRAPFNQIAAVLGTSQQTVARRYRRLRSDGVLRVVGMTDARRLGQVEWFLRLHCTPDSALPVARALARRADTSWVQLTSGGTEISCVIRAPGGNAPEALLLQQLPKTPRVVSVSAHCLLRSFVGGPVGWHGRAGVLTGEQIARLRPDFGPAVSEVDITGDDRLLAALRRDGRATFAELAAATGLSEPTVRRRVNQLRASGILYLDIDLDAAVLGFHAQAILWLSVRPAHLVAAAEALARQPEVALAAITTGPANLLAKVVCRDVDALYACLTERVGTIEAIDRLETAPVIRTLKRAATAKISG, from the coding sequence ATGACGTTCGACGAGCTGGACCGCGCGGTGCTGCACGCCCTGCACGTCGACGGCCGCGCCCCGTTCAACCAGATCGCGGCGGTGCTCGGCACCTCCCAGCAGACCGTGGCCAGGAGATACCGCAGGCTGCGGTCGGATGGTGTGCTGCGGGTGGTCGGCATGACCGACGCCCGTCGCCTGGGTCAGGTGGAGTGGTTCCTGCGGCTGCACTGCACCCCGGATTCGGCGCTGCCGGTGGCCAGGGCGCTGGCGCGGCGGGCGGACACCTCGTGGGTGCAGCTCACCTCGGGCGGCACCGAGATCTCCTGCGTCATCCGCGCACCGGGCGGCAACGCGCCGGAAGCCTTGCTGTTGCAGCAACTCCCGAAGACACCTCGCGTGGTTTCGGTGTCCGCGCACTGCTTGCTGCGGTCGTTCGTCGGCGGTCCGGTCGGCTGGCACGGTCGCGCGGGCGTGCTCACCGGCGAGCAGATCGCCCGCCTGCGCCCGGACTTCGGGCCTGCGGTGTCCGAAGTGGACATAACTGGGGACGACCGGCTGCTGGCCGCGCTGCGGCGGGACGGCCGCGCCACCTTCGCCGAACTCGCCGCGGCGACCGGGTTGTCCGAGCCGACCGTGCGCCGCCGGGTGAACCAGTTGCGGGCCAGCGGAATCCTCTACCTGGACATCGACCTGGACGCCGCCGTGCTGGGCTTCCACGCCCAGGCGATCCTGTGGTTGTCCGTGCGGCCGGCGCACCTGGTGGCGGCCGCGGAAGCGCTGGCGCGGCAACCGGAAGTCGCGCTCGCGGCGATCACCACCGGACCGGCGAACCTGCTCGCGAAGGTGGTCTGCCGCGACGTCGACGCGCTCTACGCCTGCCTGACCGAGCGCGTCGGCACCATCGAGGCGATCGACCGCCTGGAGACGGCCCCGGTGATCCGCACCCTGAAGCGCGCGGCGACAGCGAAAATTTCGGGCTAG
- a CDS encoding lytic polysaccharide monooxygenase auxiliary activity family 9 protein gives MRMRSTSRSTLRRRSLFALVGVLAAMIAWVPTASAHGTIVGPPTRAYQCWQKWGSQHTNPEMQQQDPMCWQAFQANADTMWNWMSALRDGLGGNFQGATPDGQLCSNALSRNNSLNNPGAWKTTNVGSNFTMHLYDQASHGADFFRVYVSKNGFDPKTQRLGWGDLDFITQTGRFAPAKDITFNVQTSGYTGHHVVFTIWQASHLDQTYMWCSDVNFG, from the coding sequence ATGCGTATGCGCAGCACCTCCAGGTCCACCCTCAGACGGCGCAGCCTGTTCGCGCTGGTCGGCGTGCTGGCGGCGATGATCGCCTGGGTGCCGACGGCTTCGGCGCACGGCACCATCGTCGGTCCGCCCACCCGCGCCTACCAGTGCTGGCAGAAGTGGGGCAGCCAGCACACCAATCCCGAGATGCAGCAGCAGGATCCCATGTGCTGGCAGGCTTTCCAGGCCAACGCCGACACCATGTGGAACTGGATGAGCGCGCTGCGGGACGGCCTCGGCGGCAACTTCCAGGGCGCGACGCCCGACGGGCAGCTGTGCAGCAACGCCCTCTCGCGCAACAACTCGCTGAACAACCCCGGCGCGTGGAAGACCACCAACGTCGGCAGCAACTTCACCATGCACCTGTACGACCAGGCCAGCCACGGTGCCGACTTCTTCCGGGTCTACGTCAGCAAGAACGGCTTCGACCCGAAGACGCAACGCCTCGGCTGGGGCGATCTCGACTTCATCACGCAAACCGGCAGGTTCGCTCCGGCCAAGGACATCACGTTCAACGTCCAGACCTCCGGCTACACCGGACACCACGTCGTGTTCACCATCTGGCAGGCTTCCCACCTCGACCAGACCTACATGTGGTGCAGCGACGTCAACTTCGGCTAG
- a CDS encoding alpha/beta fold hydrolase: protein MSTRSVSVDGARVAVTELGDPAAEPVVLLHGYPANHLSWRHQLAGLAERHRVVAPDLLGWGDSERRLDLRFDYHTEVDRIGMLLDALEIGSCNLFGHDYGGHLALGFAQRHPDRVRRLAILNSRAHRTFVPQWYAIFSLVGLLGRSPLAGVFARLLPVGMINRVGLRGVLRAGVIDRATLDSYLGWMSTSDGARWVLHFFGDYRVPERRDLADDLSAIRCPAAVIWGTEDAYLRTSIAEELAAGIPGAELTLLDGTGHFVMEEAPDAVLAALQKLLARDA from the coding sequence ATGAGCACGCGCTCGGTCAGCGTCGACGGGGCCCGGGTCGCGGTCACCGAACTCGGTGATCCCGCCGCCGAGCCCGTGGTGCTGCTGCACGGCTATCCCGCCAACCACCTTTCGTGGCGCCACCAGCTGGCGGGCCTCGCCGAACGGCACCGCGTCGTCGCGCCGGACCTGCTCGGCTGGGGCGATTCGGAACGCCGCCTGGACCTGCGGTTCGACTACCACACCGAGGTGGACCGCATCGGCATGCTGCTCGACGCGCTCGAAATCGGCAGTTGCAACCTGTTCGGGCACGATTACGGCGGCCACCTCGCCCTCGGTTTCGCCCAGCGCCACCCCGACCGCGTCCGGCGGCTGGCGATTCTCAACAGCCGCGCGCACCGGACTTTTGTGCCGCAGTGGTATGCGATCTTCTCGCTGGTGGGCCTGCTCGGCCGGAGCCCGCTGGCCGGGGTGTTCGCCCGGTTGCTGCCGGTCGGGATGATCAACCGCGTCGGCCTGCGCGGTGTGCTGCGGGCCGGGGTGATCGATCGTGCGACCCTCGACAGCTACCTGGGTTGGATGTCCACTTCGGACGGTGCACGCTGGGTGCTGCACTTCTTCGGCGACTACCGGGTGCCCGAACGGCGGGACCTCGCCGACGACCTGAGCGCGATCCGGTGCCCTGCCGCGGTCATCTGGGGCACCGAGGACGCGTACCTGCGCACGTCCATCGCCGAGGAACTCGCCGCGGGCATCCCGGGCGCCGAACTCACGCTGCTCGACGGCACCGGGCACTTTGTCATGGAGGAAGCGCCGGACGCCGTGCTCGCCGCGCTGCAAAAGCTACTCGCACGCGACGCTTAG
- a CDS encoding nuclear transport factor 2 family protein — translation MTAPDIVDRFAEAWTKMDPDAFTPLFREDVRLIHPLDRNTRGVVEAREFMARTMSLIPDLRYEVQGWASGSGHVLIWGRLHGTLGGGPIEWPLVDRLRLEDGLIAERTAYFDPLVIIAVLVRRPRAWLPYLRTRLVRR, via the coding sequence GTGACCGCGCCCGACATCGTCGACCGGTTCGCCGAAGCGTGGACCAAAATGGACCCCGACGCGTTCACGCCGCTGTTCCGCGAGGACGTGCGCCTGATCCACCCGCTCGACCGCAACACCCGCGGGGTGGTGGAAGCACGCGAGTTCATGGCCAGGACCATGTCGCTGATCCCGGATCTGCGGTACGAGGTGCAGGGCTGGGCGAGCGGGTCGGGCCACGTGCTGATCTGGGGGCGGTTGCACGGCACGCTCGGCGGCGGCCCGATCGAATGGCCGCTGGTCGACCGGCTCCGGCTCGAAGACGGGCTGATCGCCGAGCGGACCGCGTACTTCGACCCGCTGGTGATCATCGCGGTGCTGGTACGGCGACCCCGCGCCTGGCTGCCCTACCTCCGCACCCGGCTGGTCCGCCGATGA
- a CDS encoding TetR/AcrR family transcriptional regulator — translation MATAKGLDPRKQRTIDALLSAAEHTFSRRSVEEVTVEEIAERAGVAVGSIYNNFGSKAGLHAAVVSRALDVDREYMDRAYTPERSPIEQLEAAAEQYLRFYLEQPQYFRMLAFPAPLGGYPAAAETAARLARRVDEQNARMVDAIERGIADGTIRPLDARKAATVLWASWNGVVSLAWRPDDLREDERGLAELLALATNIASWGLRNA, via the coding sequence ATGGCCACCGCGAAGGGGCTCGACCCCCGCAAGCAACGGACGATCGACGCCCTGCTCAGCGCGGCCGAGCACACCTTCTCGCGGCGGTCCGTGGAGGAGGTGACGGTCGAGGAGATCGCCGAGCGCGCGGGCGTCGCGGTGGGCTCGATCTACAACAACTTCGGGTCGAAGGCGGGGCTGCACGCCGCCGTCGTCAGCCGCGCGCTCGACGTCGATCGTGAGTACATGGACCGCGCCTACACCCCGGAGCGGTCGCCGATCGAGCAGCTCGAAGCCGCCGCCGAGCAGTACCTGCGGTTCTACCTCGAACAGCCGCAGTACTTCCGGATGCTCGCCTTCCCGGCGCCACTCGGCGGTTATCCGGCGGCCGCCGAAACCGCCGCGCGGCTCGCCCGCCGGGTCGACGAGCAGAACGCGCGGATGGTCGACGCGATCGAACGCGGCATCGCCGACGGCACGATCCGCCCGCTGGACGCGCGAAAGGCGGCGACGGTGCTGTGGGCGAGTTGGAACGGTGTGGTCAGCTTGGCGTGGCGGCCGGACGATCTGCGGGAGGACGAGCGTGGCCTGGCTGAGCTGCTGGCGCTGGCGACGAACATCGCGAGCTGGGGCCTGCGGAACGCCTGA
- a CDS encoding helix-turn-helix domain-containing protein → MTAVREPGGRYLQRRVHRWPGLGLELARWRGGPATEGVCHLPEHLLFVTLGGVTSRTEARIEGGPSYAGADFPGAVTFIPAHRRREARHGDGVLDYVTIRLAPDRMPDGIGENVEFTGFTNGPDPLVRQLALALRAEAAGSGVAGSLFVDSVATTLSLHLLRRHSSLAPRPTAAKPGLTGARLRRVLEHIGDELGGDLRLARLAELAGLEKHQFGRAFKQATGRTPHQYVLERRVERAAELLTRTELPIAEIAVAVGMSSQSHLTTVFRRLMGETPHAYRRG, encoded by the coding sequence GTGACAGCGGTTCGGGAGCCGGGCGGCCGGTACCTCCAGCGCCGGGTGCACCGGTGGCCGGGGCTCGGGCTGGAGTTGGCGCGCTGGCGCGGCGGCCCGGCCACCGAGGGCGTCTGCCACCTGCCGGAGCACCTGCTCTTCGTCACCCTCGGCGGTGTCACCAGCCGCACGGAGGCGCGGATCGAGGGCGGGCCGTCCTACGCCGGGGCGGACTTTCCCGGCGCGGTCACCTTCATCCCGGCGCACCGGCGGCGCGAAGCCCGGCACGGTGACGGCGTGCTCGACTACGTGACCATCCGGCTCGCACCGGACCGGATGCCCGACGGGATCGGGGAAAACGTGGAGTTCACCGGGTTCACCAACGGCCCGGACCCACTGGTCCGCCAGCTCGCGCTCGCGTTGCGCGCCGAGGCCGCGGGCAGCGGCGTGGCCGGTTCGCTGTTCGTCGACAGCGTCGCCACCACGTTGAGCCTGCACCTGCTGCGCAGGCATTCCAGCCTCGCGCCCCGCCCGACCGCGGCGAAACCGGGGCTGACCGGCGCGCGGTTGCGGCGGGTGCTGGAGCACATCGGGGACGAACTCGGCGGTGACCTGCGGCTCGCGCGGCTCGCCGAGCTGGCGGGGCTGGAGAAGCACCAGTTCGGGCGGGCGTTCAAGCAGGCGACCGGCCGGACCCCGCACCAGTACGTGCTGGAACGCCGCGTCGAGCGCGCCGCCGAACTGCTCACCCGGACCGAGCTGCCGATCGCGGAGATCGCCGTCGCCGTCGGCATGTCCAGCCAGAGCCACCTGACCACGGTGTTCCGCAGGCTGATGGGCGAAACCCCGCACGCCTACCGGCGCGGCTGA
- a CDS encoding aldo/keto reductase, translating to MNASIPSGSTVSRRSMLAATGAGAVVAALGLPGTATAQGGPRPVTRPLGESRVPVIGLGTFMTFDRRPGTDQAFIPAVLRAFHDGGGRVIDTAATYGAAEANTGHHVHALGLTDQVVLTDKSWNCGEYLFDDGHVLAQFARSRQRLHREVIDVVGIHSMTNVGMVLPVLNRLKGEGTIRYVGLTSHEPYQYEGMRPLIEAGAIDVIQIRYSMFQRSAEHGLLSLAADHGVAVMVNMALEKGRLHQVVGSRPVPEFAREAGCESWAQFFLSYVAAHPAVTCVIPATTNPDHVRENLLTMYRPLPDHRQRRRMLRYMEELPEFARIGVTPWYPGKTFPDGLVKLPQPHPVG from the coding sequence ATGAACGCAAGCATTCCTTCCGGCAGCACGGTTTCCCGTCGTTCGATGCTCGCCGCGACGGGAGCCGGTGCGGTGGTCGCCGCGCTCGGGCTCCCGGGCACCGCCACCGCGCAGGGCGGTCCGCGGCCGGTCACCCGGCCGCTCGGGGAGTCGCGGGTGCCGGTCATCGGCCTGGGCACCTTCATGACCTTCGACCGGCGGCCCGGCACCGACCAGGCCTTCATTCCCGCCGTGCTCCGCGCCTTCCACGACGGCGGCGGCCGGGTGATCGACACCGCGGCCACCTACGGCGCCGCCGAGGCCAACACCGGCCACCACGTGCACGCGCTCGGGCTCACCGACCAGGTGGTGCTCACCGACAAGAGCTGGAACTGCGGTGAGTACCTGTTCGACGACGGGCACGTGCTGGCGCAGTTCGCCCGGTCGCGGCAGCGGCTGCACCGCGAGGTGATCGACGTGGTCGGGATCCACAGCATGACCAACGTCGGCATGGTGCTGCCGGTGCTGAACCGGCTCAAGGGCGAGGGCACGATCCGTTATGTGGGCCTGACTTCCCACGAGCCGTACCAGTACGAGGGCATGCGGCCGCTGATCGAGGCCGGCGCGATCGACGTCATCCAGATCCGGTACTCGATGTTCCAGCGGTCCGCCGAGCACGGCCTGCTCTCGCTCGCCGCGGACCACGGGGTCGCGGTCATGGTGAACATGGCGCTGGAAAAGGGACGCCTGCACCAGGTCGTCGGCTCGCGTCCGGTGCCGGAGTTCGCCAGGGAGGCCGGATGCGAGTCGTGGGCGCAGTTCTTCCTGTCCTATGTGGCCGCTCACCCGGCGGTCACCTGCGTAATTCCGGCGACGACGAATCCGGACCACGTAAGGGAAAACCTGCTGACCATGTACCGCCCGCTACCGGATCACCGCCAGCGTCGCCGGATGCTGCGGTATATGGAGGAACTGCCCGAGTTCGCCCGCATCGGCGTGACTCCTTGGTACCCGGGCAAAACCTTTCCCGACGGCCTGGTCAAGTTGCCGCAACCGCATCCGGTGGGCTGA